A single genomic interval of Spinacia oleracea cultivar Varoflay chromosome 6, BTI_SOV_V1, whole genome shotgun sequence harbors:
- the LOC110779146 gene encoding chaperone protein dnaJ 11, chloroplastic produces the protein MASFTSPSFNSLSSVTANPLHHTTNHSSAAPSHISFRRSFPTVSAVYSTATSSVGVASTTSLQQSSFYEVLGIQAGASGKEIKAAYRKLARVLHPDVAIVASNGVKAIGSSSADEFIKVHEAYATLSDPKKRADYDRTMWLQGRRLSYSPVYYTSGATKYGGGTTSCSGFSGYTRRTWETDQCW, from the coding sequence ATGGCATCATTTACATCACCCTCATTCAATTCCCTCTCCTCCGTCACTGCAAACCCCCTCCACCACACAACCAATCACTCCTCCGCGGCACCATCTCACATCTCTTTCCGACGATCCTTCCCCACAGTCTCCGCCGTGTACTCCACCGCCACCTCTTCTGTAGGCGTCGCCTCGACTACTTCGCTTCAACAGTCTTCATTTTACGAGGTTTTGGGGATCCAGGCTGGGGCCTCCGGTAAGGAAATCAAAGCCGCGTATAGGAAATTGGCTAGGGTTCTTCACCCTGATGTTGCTATTGTGGCGTCTAACGGTGTTAAAGCTATCGGGTCATCATCGGCCGATGAATTTATTAAGGTTCACGAGGCATATGCTACGTTGTCTGATCCTAAAAAGAGGGCGGATTATGATCGGACGATGTGGCTTCAAGGCCGTCGTTTGAGTTACTCACCTGTTTATTATACTAGTGGAGCCACCAAATACGGTGGCGGTACGACTTCGTGTTCGGGTTTCTCCGGTTATACTCGCCGTACATGGGAGACTGATCAGTGCTGGTAG
- the LOC130464013 gene encoding uncharacterized protein isoform X1: MCEDLIFKLVGHELEDIAILDIKPWVMHAEVAEKFLSFENQVFLAGDAAHRFPPAGGFGMNTGIQDAQNLAWKLAAVVNGIAPTTLLSTYETERRPIAIFNTALSVQNFRAAMEVPAALGLDPTVANSGAQISIDSTFPTNYF, from the exons ATGTGTGAGGATTTGATTTTTAAATTGGTTGGTCATGAGCTTGAAGATATAGCTATACTCGATATTAAGCCTTGGGTAATGCATGCTGAAGTTGCTGAGAAGTTTTTGTCCTTTGAAAACCAAGTTTTTCTAGCTGGTGATGCCGCTCATCGTTTTCCTCCAGCCGGTGGATTTG GCATGAATACTGGGATTCAGGATGCTCAAAATCTTGCTTGGAAGCTGGCTGCAGTTGTCAACGGTATTGCTCCAACCACACTTCTCAGCACATATGAAACAGAACGGAGGCCG ATTGCCATATTTAACACTGCACTCAGTGTTCAGAACTTCAGAGCAGCCATGGAAGTCCCTGCTGCCCTTGGACTTGACCCTACAGTTGCAAATTCAGGTGCTCAAATTTCAATTGACTCGACATTCCCAACCAACTACTTTTAA
- the LOC130464013 gene encoding uncharacterized protein isoform X2: MCEDLIFKLVGHELEDIAILDIKPWVMHAEVAEKFLSFENQVFLAGDAAHRFPPAGGFGMNTGIQDAQNLAWKLAAVVNDCHI, from the exons ATGTGTGAGGATTTGATTTTTAAATTGGTTGGTCATGAGCTTGAAGATATAGCTATACTCGATATTAAGCCTTGGGTAATGCATGCTGAAGTTGCTGAGAAGTTTTTGTCCTTTGAAAACCAAGTTTTTCTAGCTGGTGATGCCGCTCATCGTTTTCCTCCAGCCGGTGGATTTG GCATGAATACTGGGATTCAGGATGCTCAAAATCTTGCTTGGAAGCTGGCTGCAGTTGTCAACG ATTGCCATATTTAA